The Pristis pectinata isolate sPriPec2 chromosome 10, sPriPec2.1.pri, whole genome shotgun sequence sequence ttttcagcaatttctgtttttgtttcaaacctACAACCGCTGGCTGGACGTTTGCCCGCAGTATTACAAAATGATTGTGTCCAACAAACAAGGCAATGGTTAAAGATTAGACAAAAGCAATTTGTTCTTTATGCGGGACGTAATGCACAAAATCTGTGCATACGGaattaggtgcaggagtaggtcactcctGTGACCTGTGAGcctattccatcattcaataacacCATAACTGATCTGACTGTGACTTCAACACCACATTTCCACCTACCCTCCTCTggtcacctttcacccctttgcttatcaagaatctatgcACTAAGGTAGAGGTGATGTATTTAAAGACTGTGTTCCATTGTCCTTTGAGGCAACCTTTCAATGACTCACAACCCACCCAAAAAATGCCTCATTCCTGCCTTAAGTGGGTGACCCCCTATTTTTACACAGCGATCCCTCGTTCTAGGTTTTCGCACAAGAGGAAATACTCTCTCCACATCAACGCTGGCAAAACCCTCcaggatcttatatgcttcaattaagtcacccccccccccccaccctcatctacactccagtggatacaagcctcaTAATACAACCTACCCAATCCCAGGTCAAGTaagctttctctgaactgcttccaacacagaTACAACGTTCCCTGAATAAGGCGACCAATACTGTACATGATACTCCCGATGTAGTTTAATCAATGCCCTGTAATTAAAGCACAACCGCCTTACTTTGAAATTCccttagcaataaacaataacatcctGTCAGCTTTCCTAGTGACTGGTTGTACTTGCATACTAGTCCTTTGTGAATTATGCACTAGGAAACTCAgaaccctctgcatctcagagctttgcaatctctcaccatttagataaaatatctctttaattttcatgccaaaatggacaattgtaCATTTCCCATATTATACACCATTTGCCAGATCCTTGTACataatctatatccctttgtagccacCTCAAATCCTCCTTCCAGTTTACTTACCACTATTGGCACCTTTCTAACGGGAACACAGTTTTCGTATTATGGTTTATAGTTCACCTCAGAATGGAAGCAGACAGGACAAATCACTTACAAGAGTGGAATATTGAGAATATCGAGGAATATATTTGCTTTATAACTACGCAATTATATCATACCCACTCTCCAATCGTGTGAATAGGTCACACTGACACGTTTGCCCGTGTGAACATAGATCATGCATTAATTTTAACCCAATTCGTTTTTTTATTACAAAATCATTTTGACACATATTTCCCCATCATGTTGTGCAAGTGGCAATCGAAGTCAAACATATTCCTAAATTGTATTAAATCGCTTGCCACTTAACCACAATTACATTGTGACTTTCCCAGAGAGGGATCTGGTATTGGTCTCTAAAAGGGATACCGATGTATGAAATATATACTGACTTGGTCCAGCAAACACTGAACAAACGATTAgtaaagaaaaagcaaattaatACAATGTAAATAAATCTATTTTATTTGGTAAATATTTTCCGCAGAGCCAAGCAACAGTATTCCCAGTTGCTGAATTTGACGAGAGGAAAATCTCCTACATTCTACAAAACTGTGTTTTGGGTTGCTCAACTCACCGCTCATCGGGCTTTTCAGCAGCCTGTGCAACAGCATCTCCTATCATTACCGCGCCACAAGACCTCCATGCCCGAAATCCTTAAAAGCACCTCTCGCCAAAGCTATCCAGGTGGTTATGAACGCTTTCAACCCGGCGACACCTCAGCATTTCATCATCCAGACCTGAACACAACGTTTCTTCCCATTCACTGAAATCAAAGACTAGCAAAACTACAggcagaacaaaacaaaaaccaaacAGTTCTAATTTTACTGATGCCTTCAAAACTTGCCTTTAATAAATATGGTAAAAGTAACACATTAAAATCAATGAGATGAATCGTTTGCTTCCGGATATTTGTGCTATTTATCTAACACTATGCAAAAATTTCTATAATTAGTGTAAGTGAAAATATCAGGGCATCTTCGCTTTCTGATTAACAGCAAACTAAAAGACATATCCAATTATAGGCAGACATGCTGTGCAGTTGGGTGTAGCATACACCTGAGATGTGAACCACCTGCAAGAACAGAACTGAACATTGATAAAGATACCAGTTCAGCTACGAAGATCACATTATGTACTCTTCTCTCACTGCGACCAGTGTCGTTTATGGTAAAACACTGTTTCGATGAAAATTTATTGACAACCACCCATTTCATTGTACAGAATATCCCGTATACAAAAGAGAATGTCAATTTACGGGACACCATGCTGTCCCATAGTAATTCATTTATAATAAATTACTTTCAGTTCTGTGACAAAGCAGCATTTTTTTCTACAGTTAAAAAAGCAAACTTCTGGGgaaagtcagcgggtcaggcagcatctgtggagggaagtgggagcCGACGTTCAAtctatagatgcttcctgacgcgctgagttgctccagttatttgttttctattgttccagattccagcatctgcaatctcttgtgcctaGGGTAATGTGTCAAGCTTTTGTTTTGTCATGGCCTGGTGTGGATCTGAATTCAGATTTATGAATCACAGAACAGAACACGTTCAACGGAGCCACATGATAATCAAACGCCCTGGCTAACTTCGGCCCATATCCATAACGTTGTCCACTGCAAACTGACCTTGCAATCATGTTAACGAAGGTTATATGTGACTGTGATGATAGGGAATTTTATATCCCTatcataaaattatgatgggtgtTGATAGGGTAGAGTGCAGGAGACTGTTCACGGTATCAGAGGTAGATCGAACTAGAGGACGTGGATTTAGGGTGGGGTTGAATTCTCtacattttattgttttaaagtAATGGTGATTTGTTCGATTTCTTCTCTTCATTGGTTCCAGCTTGGCATCCAACATCCACTTACGTGATGGAAAGACATCGTTGTGGTGATGCATCGCCAACACGAGGACCAGCATCCGGAGATTCCAGCGGAACACCGGGCTCTCTGCAGACAGGCAGCCTCCGACGCGATGAACCAGCCAGTGCAGGAAGGGACTGCCATGACTGCCGCGCGCCACATGTTTTGACCCGTTTTTAACATCTCGCCACAACTACAGAACGGGTTAGCACAAAGGCCCCGATGTATATCATGGCTGGTATGCTGTAACTCTGTACAGCAAGGCCCACTCTCCTCATAATAACAAACCCACTGCAGCAATGTGCGACATTAGAAACACGGGATTTATTCCATCGATCCTAATTCTACATCTAGGAGAGGCAGATTGCTCCACTGAGGAAGACAGTCACCAGGTGAATTGAACAGTTCGTGGGTCAGGTGCAGTACGGATGTTCACAATCTGCTGCCAAGCGCCGCACAGCCTCCAGTGCTGTGGATGGTAACTTCGGGCCATATCCACAACATTGTCCACTGCAAACTGACCTTGCAATCATGTTATATGTGACTGTGACGATAGGTAATTTTATACAGTATTGCATcttattgttttaaaataatggcGATTTGTTCGATTTCTCTTCTTCATTGCTTCCAGCTTGCGATCCAACATCCACTTACGTGATGGAAAGGCGATGCATCGATTCCCGGTGGTGGCATCCGTTTCACCTGTCGCGGGGCCGATGCCAACGCAGGGACCAAGACCCGGAGATTCTAGTTCGGGGTTActttgaaaaaaaacatgttgTAAATTGCAACACCAGAATGCAAGATGTAATAATGAATGTACCAAAGTTTTCACTGAAGATGCACCGGGAAGCtggaatttttaaatgttaatagttGTTTAAATTCACAACTTAAGTTGTTTAAGTTATAATTCTTATGCCAGGCACATGTAATACACTGAAATCCATGTCAGTAATTACTATATCTGGAAATGGCTTAGCAAGGATATTTACATCTAAAAACAGAGAGAACTCTCCTTTGGGAATTTCAAAATGCTGTATGTCCTGAGCTGTTTTTGCCTCAGTTCCCATCGTTGGCGAGCAGATTGTTCCAAGACTTGATATTTCCTACTGATTTCCTGAGATGCTCCTGATAAGTCTAAGTTCTCCCCAGCGCCACTCCCAGATGTGCGGACTGAGTCACGCTTCATCCTTTGACAAAGTATATAGACATTCGTTTCTTGTTTAGCGTAGGCATTACAGAGGCGAAATAAATCTGCTATGCGGCTCATCTATTTGTATTTCAATAGACCTTATATCATTGAATAAGAAATTTGAATTTTCCACACTGAATAACATTTAAGTTAATACAAGGCAGTCAAGTGCTGTAATGCTTTATGTTGAATTTTTTGTAGCGATAATAATCAATTCTCAAAACCcttaaatttaacttttttttcccattgaagCCTACATTTATTTTTCAGCCGACGTGAAGCTCTCAGCGTTGGGACACCAGGAGCAGACGGATGTGAGAGTACTCAATATCAGCCATTACCTGCGGTGAACTGGCCAACTGATATGGAAAAACCCGGGAAACAGCTTTGTGGTTGAGGGAGTATTTGGATTTTGCCTGGAAGAAGCCAGACTGGAAAACCTAACAGACAAGGTGCGGATTCAGTTGGTGAACGTTTGGACCTAATGTGAGGAATTGAGATTGTGCAGTATTATTGTAATCGTTTGGGTTTGGGAAACCTACATAGCGAAGTATTTGATCTTTTTTTAAAGGATCGGTGCgacactggcatttattgctcatccccaacTGAGTCAATCACTcggctgggtctggagtcacaccgagtggcagatttcctcccctcgggggcatcagtgaaccagattttttttgacAGTCTAGTAGTCAGGAGGGTTTGATTGCTAACGGTTAATTGTTTTTTAAGAACCcatattattaattgaatttaatttccttaACGGCCGCGGTGGGATTTGAATCTCTAGATGAGTCTCCTATCCCGACAAATGCCCCTACGTGGTACAAGAGCAAGAGCGTTGTAGCTCTTTCAGCTCGTTGGGCCGGGAGCAGGACGACATGAGCTTCCCTCCGACATTTGTTACCACAGGATGGTGTGTTGAGTTGGGACACACCAGTAATGGTGCTGGGGATGGACTAGGGAGCCCGGAGAGGCCATGAGTTGGGGACTCGGTGTTTGCAGCGGCTCCTACTTCCTGTTCCCGCGCTGCGGATGGCGGGCAGGCGGAGCTTCCCCTCCGCAGCCATGCAGGATCCCGGGCTGCGGCGGGTTCTGGTCGAAATGGCATCAAGGAAAAGGAGGCTGCTGCCCACCGCAAGCCCGGGTAGGTGCAGGAGGCGCGGGCCGACCAGCGAGCTGCAGGCGGCTGCAGGAAAGCTGGAGGACGGTGCGGTCGCCGGGCCCCGGGAGGACGGTGCGGCTTGCGCCGAGTCCTGGCCCCGGGAAGACGATGCGGCCGCCGGGCCTCGGGAGGACGGTGCGGCCGCCGGGCCCCGGGGGGAATGTGCGGCCTGCACCGAGCGTCTCCACGCTGGCTCGCCGCATCCTAACAGGCTTCTCTGGGACTTCTTCAGCCGGCCTTGCGTGGCTTTGGCCCGGGAGTTCCTGGGCCAGGTGATGGCGCGGAGGCTGGCCGACGGTACCGAGCTGAGGGGCAGGATTGTGGAGACCGAAGCCTACCTGGGCGGGGAGGACCAGGCCTCGCACTCCCGCGGCGGCAGGCGGAGCCTCAGCAACGCGGCGATGTTCATGAGCCCAGGCACGCTGTACGTCTACCAGATCTATGGCGTTTACTTCTGCCTGAACGTGTCCAGCCAGGGCGATGGCGCGGCCGTGCTGGTGCGCTCGCTGGAGCCTCTGCAGGGACTCGATGCAATGAGGGGGCTCCGCAGCAAACGGAGGAGAGCAGGGGGCAAGCCCCTCAAAGACCACCAACTGTGTAACGGCCCCTCGAAACTGTGCCAAGCGCTGGACATCACCAAGAGCTTTGACCAGGAGCACTTGGCCACGGTCAAGGAACTCTGGATGGAACGGGGTCCCGAAGTCATTGCTGGGACAGATATTGTTTCCACCAGCCGCATTGGTATAGGTTATGCAGGGGAGTGGGTTAGCAAACCTCTCAGGTTTTACATAAAAGGCAACAAGTGTGTGAGCATTACAGATAGGAAAGCAGAGACGATGAACGACTAGTCAGACTGGGTTGTGCCCTTAAAATCTCATGATTTTCAATGCCTTCGTATTGTTTTTGGTTCTATAATGTAATTTTGTTTACAGAAGCCGAAGACGCTTCTAATGGTGAGCCTGTTCAAACTATCACACAATAATATGACATTCCAGGAATTCTTAGTGTTCTGATTGCGTCCTTGTAATGGCCATATTGAAAGAGTATAAGGGGCTTGACAAAAAAGGGGGAAAATGATCTTAAATCGCTGACATAATGTAAAATGATCATTTACAAAAATAGAGTAAAATCAACATTAAGGCGTCATAGCCAGAGTAGATGGACTTGTCAGCATTTTAAAATTGCACAGGTACAGATAGATACTGATACCTTAAAAGTACACCATAAAAAGTTTGTATAATGTACATTTCAATTAATTGTGTTCACAATAAAATACTTCTTTTACAGTAGGTTATAAAGATTATATAATAGAGAAACCATTCACCCATAAGGTCTGTACCAGCTCTTTATGAAATATTTCACAATTAATCCCACAGCTCTGGTCTTTACACAAAGCTTTGCAACTGCCTTGGTTTATATTCACTATTCCTCCAGAGACACCTGCTCTTGGCTAAAAATGGGTGATTGTAATCCACACAATTGTATGTAGTTCCCCTAATTTTTCACCTCATTCCCTTTGTGGTAATTTTGACATTTTAGTTGCTGACTTCTCCAAATGAGAAACATATCCCCCCACACTCTCAAaaaacttcataattttaaacatctctgagtTTATCTGTTCCAGTATCTCAACTTTCTTCACATAATCACAACCATCTACCTCTAGAACTATTCTATGTGTATGTGCCTTGGAGAATGTATCTAAAAGAGGTAGAGGAACACGAGGTTCAGTGGCATAGATATGTCTGTGTCAATGGCACATTGTACTACCACGCACCCTATAACTAAACACAAATTACTCATTAATTGAGAACATAGCTGATGTAGCACTGCCTACCAGTCCTCCTCAAACCCAATCCAATGTATACTTGGTACTTGAACATAGGCAGCACCAGCTAAATCATAATTTGTTTCTGATCTACTGACCAAATTTTTACTAAAGATGCTGTATTCAAAATTGATCATAAAAAACCACCTGCAGTGTAACATTTCAAAGAATTTCTCAACCCTTactgcattctctgcacaattaTTCATAATTTCTCCAAAATGATGAATAGTTTGACAAATGCAAATGCCAGACTCGTCCTCTAATTTTTCTTTGAGGGCTTTTGCTGTAACTGCTCTATTtggtttttcttttcatttgccaTCTTCTGGAAATGCAGAACTGCACAATCACTCTGGAAACTTGCACTGGATTTTACTGAGCTGGGAAGCCCTGAAATTTCCTGTTGTGGAACTGTGCAGTCATTTTATCTGCTCTGCTAGTGTCTCAGGGTGTGAAGAAGGGCATTGAGCCAAGAAAATCACAGGTATTCTTGGCCTCCCAGGAACTTGACATACTATCCATTATCATATTGTAGTGGCAAAGCAGAACTTGCATTAAATATCAAGGCTGATGTCAAGAAATTAGCCATTCACTTACAATATCCCATGTATTCAGCTAAATGTAAACTGAACATCAATGAAATGAAAGCTTTTGTTGTTAAAGTATGGGGTATTCCTGTGTGCAGGAACATTGAAGTTTTTTGGGAATACTGTCATTTGATAACATTTCAAGATTTAAATCTGCTGTCCCGCTCACAGGGAAAGTGATGATTCTGCTTTTATAAACAAGGCATCATTTAGCTGTATTATTTGCAAATATAATGCTGAAAGATTGATGTTGTATCAATCAGCCTGCCTAAGGCAAAAAGAATCACTGACTTCCCTGAATGCAGGCTGGGGATCCATTTACTGCAGTTTGCACAACTCACCCTACATCTCTTGTGAATCAGAACTAGAAGACATTGATAGTGGAATTCTGGTTCATTGTGTTGCTCTCTAAGCAATAGTCAATTTGTGGAACTCTGGAGCAGGAGCATTGCCCTCCCAAAGTACGTGTAGAGATTCTTACAATATTACATGGTCCTATTCAAGAGCACAAGGACAAAAGAAATGTAGTTtgctgggggaaggggaggataaAGGAGTGAGTGAACATGTGTCAGAACATAAATAAAATCAGtaccagaccattcagccccaccATGTGCTTAACCATTGAATAAAactgcctgattttttttatctcgtgccactttcctgcattaattcttCATCcgttgattcctctaatatctagAAGTCCATCAATTTCAGCAATAGCCTCCACAGCTCACTTGGGTAGAGATTTCCAAGGACACACTACTctagataaagaaatttcttcccacttCTGTCCAGAGTAGTTGATCCCTCATTCTGAAATACTGAtttctggttctagacaccccaaccagGGTAAGCATCaattccacatctaccctgtcaaatgttgtacatttctgttagatgagatcacctcccattcttctaaactcatgaAAGACCCAATGTCTCCAAatacaacaaacccaccatcccaggaatcaatctgatgaactttTTCAGCACTGCCTTTGTCCTTGGGTAagcagaccagacctgtacacaatattccagatgcagtctcccCATAGCCCCATTTGCTTGGAGCAAAATATCTTTTGTTCTCAAATCGTCtgcataaaggccaacatattatttGCTTACCTGATTGCTTGCAGAACCTGCATGATAATTTTCAATAATTCCTGTGCAAAGACACCCAGGTGCCTCTGAACACCTTTcaatatctcaccatttaaaattctatttttctcccaaagtgcatgaccttacactttTCTATATTTTTCATTACATCTTGGAGAATCAATAGAAGCTAATACTAAGAACTGAAGACAAAGCATGAGGATGCAGTTTAAGCTTTACACAGGCTGATGACAGTACATTTGCTAATTGGCACTGGTTTATGCAAGGATTTAACATGTTGATAAATGTTTGTTTACCAAGCTCTTTTAACacatttttaataaaacaatTGGAACATATGACTTTAAATTGAATTGGTATTTGAAAAATAATGGACAGGTGCATTAAATGATAAAAGTTTGAAAAAAGCAGGAGCTTTCCTGTGCCTCCTGCAAAGACAGACACAACAAGTTTGTTCAATTTCTCTGCCAATTTCTTGCTCCCCAATAAAATCTCTCCTTTCTCAATCTGTAGCTGACACTCATGAACTTtatctaatcttttcctttttgcataACTGAAGAAGCTCTTGCAATCAGgttttatgtttctcactagCTTTGTCTCTTATTCTACTATCCCATTCTTTATCAATACCTTGATGATCTTTTGCTGTATCCTTGAATTTTCCTAATTCTGGggtttactgattttttttggcaGTGTTGTAAGCCTTTGCCTTgatttaatactatctttaataTCTCTTGATGGCCATAGCTGGAAACTGTATTCTAATTCTTTATAGGTTATGCATTGTTCATTTACTGTTTTtcctttcccaatctaccatagccAACTCATAGTTCAtgcctttgtagtttgctttatGCAGGATTATGATGCTGGATTCATATTGAATTaaattatttccaatatttatataaattttaTCATTTTATAATCAATATTCCCTAAAGGCTTCTTAACGACTAGATTAtcaattaaatgtttctctttacaGAATGCTAAATCTAAAATAACTTCTTCTCTCCTTGGTTCCTCAACACACTGATCCAGAGAGCCATCTTTTATATACTGCATGAATTCATCATCCACACTGTTAATGCTTATTTGTCAATGAGGTTGCACCATCAAACAGATAGGATTATCTTAATGACTTTTATCCTTCATTTAATATATTTGTATATTAATTTTGTCGTCATAGTGTTGTACTGCTGTAGAATCTCATTAACCATGAACTTCCAAACAGGCATTAATCCAGAACTATCAAACACAACTGGCAGTGGTAACCAATCCACTTAAAACCATGAGCAACAATATGAAACATCAATTAGCACAACATAACCAACTCAGATATTTTAGACAATTAGCATTAATGAACAAGTTAACGTAACGTTGGAACCTCAAGGAACTTGTTTTTTTCCCAGCAAGAATTTATTGGCATAGAAATTAATGGTGAAGATATCAACACAGAGTACATATTTATGCTGAATCTTATTAAACATGGTGTGAAGTGTATTCATTAGTGATGATTATAGTGATGTAATAAGCAGACAGGCCTGAGATAAAgtaggaaaacaaacccaatatGTTGAAATGCTGACACCTTGAGGACTGTTGAGTAAGTTCTTTTCTATCGCAGTTAAATCCTTCCAATAAAACAGACATGTGACACTGAGCTTTTGATGTCGATGTGATATTTTTCTGCAACTGTGATAATCAGCAATTTAGGTGTCTAACACACCAGTTTTGCAGCAATATCTTCCCCTATATTTGCTTAGTTCTAGTTATAATATCACTGTGTGCAAAATGGCAAATTGGAAGCAGCAAGGCCATTTATTCAGTGTAAATTTGATTGGCCCACTGAACTGGAAGTGCACAGCCTctgcaatatctctcatcattcaGATAGTTCAAATCTGGAGGAACATACCAGTTATCAGCTGGAAGCACCATGACACTGTTCCTGGAAAATAGATTCATAACCAAGGAAATTGTGAGTGAATTTTCCACATGATTTAAATCATTCAAAAATATCGTGTTCTGTTGTGATGGGGCTCACCAGCAGAAAACAAACTCAGAGCAGCTCTTTAAAGGTAGCCTACTATCTTTAAAGAGCTGCCACCTCTGCCCTTCAGCATTGGTATGAGTCTGGAATTAGGATATTAACAAATGGTTTGGATTTTTACAGCGATCCAACATTGTAATGGACTTGTTTATTGATATTGGCTCTTTATTCcaatttttaattcaaattcaGATTCACAAACTATGATGTGATTTGAATATGTCTTTATGGCTGCTTCAAGATTATTAGACCAATAAtataaccattacactaccattgCCCAACAGATAAGTTGTCGATCACGAGTCATGGTGGGGCTGGCAAGCCACCTGGAATTTGCAGCAGTATACCCTTACCTCCTTCAAATTGCATCAGCGAGCTGCCTCTCCACAACTGTTGTCTAAACGTAGCTTGAAGTATGGGTCAATGCAGTATCTGATATCTCAAAGGCAATTCCTACCAGCAACATGGTAAAACCAGAGTGTTTTGGGGACATGGAAGGAGGTagatccttgaatcttttgaACCAATAAACATAATTTTCCTCAAAAATAATAGTTTTTCTTTTAGTCCAATGGTTTCTACAGAATAAAACTTCTGCTGCAGATGTTTGTGTGATCCTACCCATAGGACTTGTTATCATAAATGGGCAAGATTCCCTCCTGGAGGAGGAAGACATCACattaaacaagttttaaaatcCATGTGGCCACTATTAACCGTACCACTTTAGTGATAATTCTGTAGGCCTCCAGTGGAGGGTGTTAAATCCCGATTGTGAATTATTTACTGCCTTCTGGATTGATACTCTTAAACCAGCACTTGGTGGCAGTAGGATTAGCAGGGTTTCCAGTGTGTTGTCAGGCTGCTTGATTGATATCTCATCTTCACCAAATGgcaatttcctccaattaaacaTTCAGAAAGCCAAGGCACTAGGTTTGTCCCCCACCAAAAATTCTCTAGTCATTGACTCTCTTCAACCTTCCCAGTATTTTTTTCAGTTAGAAGCTGGCTATACAAAACTTCAACATCCTATCTAGCCTTCTGTTTCATATTCTCTTAGTATTATAGAAATTTACAGTGCAGAAGGATGCTATTTAGCCATttgtgtccatgccagtcaaAAACAGACTTTTTTCATTGTACTTCCCAGCCCTTGGTTAACAGCCCTATAGGTTgtggctcttcaagtgctcatccaagaatttttaaaatgtgatcagGACTTTTGTCTCCAGCGCCATTTCAGACAGTGGTTTTCCATTGCCCTGCCACTCGTTGAGTAAACTTATGTATCTCTACTCCCCACTTCTAATTTTGCAACACCACCCATCTCTGCCCATGGCTCAGCCCATCTGCTGCTTTCAGCACCCCCAGATTCCAGAGGTCTCCTGATCATCCTTTATATGCCATGCTGCCAATACAATTGCCCATTCCCATCAGCTTGTCCGCACTGCACTGACCTGGCCCACAAGATAAGTTATCTAACAAATGAAGTTTTCAGTTATCAATGTTTTGTTAAGTTGTCTGGCCTTTTAATCTTTACTCTGATATGAAGGGTCATTTTGCAGCTCT is a genomic window containing:
- the mpg gene encoding DNA-3-methyladenine glycosylase, whose protein sequence is MAGRRSFPSAAMQDPGLRRVLVEMASRKRRLLPTASPGRCRRRGPTSELQAAAGKLEDGAVAGPREDGAACAESWPREDDAAAGPREDGAAAGPRGECAACTERLHAGSPHPNRLLWDFFSRPCVALAREFLGQVMARRLADGTELRGRIVETEAYLGGEDQASHSRGGRRSLSNAAMFMSPGTLYVYQIYGVYFCLNVSSQGDGAAVLVRSLEPLQGLDAMRGLRSKRRRAGGKPLKDHQLCNGPSKLCQALDITKSFDQEHLATVKELWMERGPEVIAGTDIVSTSRIGIGYAGEWVSKPLRFYIKGNKCVSITDRKAETMND